One window of Sulfurospirillum sp. 1612 genomic DNA carries:
- a CDS encoding class I SAM-dependent DNA methyltransferase has translation MSIMAIENNLNTLISHFTQERFIFDLLLAYETPKSTIKRLRGSDHDNLVSRGELMVRKKLFFKVKEASLHATIDEIKTSKEVIKHHPRFIIVTDYETLLAYDTKTEDTLDIELLNIPNHYDFFLPLAGMEKATYQDENPADVKASIKMARLYEELQKNNHFETEEDIHALNVFLTRLLFCYFAEDTNIFEDNLFTASLSSHTQLDGGDLDSYLQRLFGMFNTPEKKRDPSTPAYLNKFPYVNGGLFARSLKLPIFTTRSRALMIEIGQLQWSQINPDIFGSMIQAVVTPEHRGGMGMHYTSVPNIMKVIEPLFLDEFYKELEKSFDSKTKLQKLLKRLSMIKIFDPACGSGNFLIIAYKKLRELEMSILKRMDELSKELTFVFSEIKLTQFYGIELDDFAHEVAMLSLWLAEHQMNLEFYKAFGRTSPALPLHDGGNIVHGNATRIDWEEVCPKVDGDEIYILGNPPYLGTRNQEKEHKEDMAFVFKGIKNYKNLDYIACWFYKGANYIKGINSKYAFVSTNSVTQGDQVALLWSNIFDKELEINFAYHSFKWQNNAKNNAGVTVVIIGIANINTELKKLYTNNLIKSVKEINGYLIAAPKVFINRRNKPLLNIPKMSYGNYTGGCNELLLSPSEKNAILLENKNASKFIRKLSGSAEFIQNKERYCLWISNADLDEALKIQNIQKRIESVKQNRLSSKDEALQKLATRPHQFRDIKEAKKSSIIVPIVSSERRKYIPMGFLDKEYIIPNSAQAIYDAEPWIFGFISSYMHNIWVKAVGGSLETRIRYSSVLCYNTFPFPNISEKQKEEITELVYGVLDEREQHSEKTLAELYDPNKMPQGLKQAHHALDLAIEKCYRTKPFENDEERLEYLFKMYKEMTAKEKEK, from the coding sequence ATGAGTATTATGGCAATTGAAAACAACTTAAATACGCTCATCTCACACTTTACTCAAGAGCGCTTTATCTTTGATCTACTTTTGGCTTATGAGACCCCAAAATCAACCATCAAACGCCTTCGAGGAAGTGATCATGATAATCTAGTCTCACGTGGTGAGTTAATGGTGCGAAAAAAACTATTTTTTAAAGTCAAAGAGGCATCTTTGCATGCCACGATAGATGAAATCAAAACATCTAAAGAAGTCATAAAACATCATCCCCGGTTTATCATCGTAACTGATTATGAAACACTTCTTGCTTATGATACAAAAACAGAGGATACCCTCGATATAGAGTTGCTAAATATCCCCAATCATTATGATTTTTTTCTCCCACTTGCCGGCATGGAAAAGGCTACCTATCAAGATGAAAATCCTGCTGATGTCAAAGCCTCCATCAAGATGGCACGTCTTTATGAGGAACTCCAAAAAAACAATCATTTTGAAACAGAAGAAGATATCCATGCACTCAATGTATTTTTGACGCGTCTTTTGTTTTGCTATTTTGCAGAAGATACGAATATCTTCGAGGATAATCTTTTTACTGCATCTCTCTCCTCTCATACACAGCTCGATGGAGGTGACCTTGATAGCTATCTTCAGAGACTTTTTGGCATGTTTAATACCCCAGAGAAAAAAAGAGACCCAAGTACACCAGCGTATCTGAATAAATTTCCCTATGTAAATGGTGGACTTTTTGCCAGATCACTGAAGCTGCCCATCTTCACGACGCGCTCTCGTGCTCTCATGATAGAGATAGGCCAGCTCCAATGGTCGCAGATAAATCCAGATATATTTGGTAGTATGATCCAAGCGGTGGTCACACCTGAACATCGTGGTGGCATGGGGATGCACTACACAAGCGTGCCAAATATCATGAAAGTGATCGAGCCACTTTTTTTAGATGAATTCTACAAAGAGTTAGAAAAAAGCTTTGATAGTAAAACAAAACTACAAAAACTACTGAAAAGACTAAGCATGATCAAGATATTTGATCCAGCTTGTGGAAGTGGGAACTTTCTCATCATAGCTTACAAAAAGCTGCGTGAACTTGAGATGAGCATACTAAAACGTATGGATGAGTTGAGTAAGGAGCTGACTTTTGTATTTAGTGAGATAAAACTAACACAGTTTTACGGCATAGAGCTAGATGACTTCGCCCATGAAGTCGCAATGCTCTCCCTTTGGCTTGCAGAACATCAAATGAACCTAGAGTTTTACAAAGCCTTTGGCAGAACAAGTCCAGCCCTGCCACTGCACGATGGTGGAAATATAGTCCATGGAAATGCCACTAGAATAGACTGGGAAGAGGTTTGCCCAAAAGTAGATGGTGATGAGATCTATATACTTGGGAATCCGCCTTATTTGGGTACTAGAAATCAAGAAAAAGAGCATAAAGAAGATATGGCTTTTGTATTTAAAGGTATTAAAAATTATAAGAATTTAGATTATATTGCTTGTTGGTTTTATAAAGGTGCTAATTATATAAAAGGAATTAACTCTAAATATGCTTTTGTTTCTACAAACTCAGTAACACAAGGAGACCAAGTAGCATTACTTTGGTCAAATATTTTTGATAAAGAACTAGAAATTAATTTTGCATATCATTCTTTTAAATGGCAGAATAATGCAAAAAATAATGCTGGAGTAACAGTTGTAATTATTGGTATTGCAAATATAAATACAGAATTAAAAAAGTTATATACAAATAATTTGATAAAAAGTGTTAAAGAAATAAATGGTTATTTGATAGCAGCTCCTAAAGTTTTTATAAATAGAAGAAATAAACCTTTGTTAAATATTCCCAAAATGTCCTATGGTAATTATACTGGTGGCTGTAATGAACTATTATTATCTCCAAGTGAAAAAAATGCTATTTTATTAGAAAATAAAAATGCAAGTAAATTTATAAGAAAATTAAGTGGTTCTGCAGAATTTATACAAAATAAAGAACGGTATTGTTTATGGATTAGTAATGCAGATTTAGATGAGGCTTTGAAAATTCAAAATATACAAAAGAGAATTGAAAGTGTTAAACAAAATAGGTTATCAAGTAAAGATGAAGCATTGCAAAAACTTGCAACTAGACCACATCAATTCCGTGATATTAAAGAAGCTAAAAAGTCCTCTATAATTGTACCTATAGTCTCATCTGAAAGAAGGAAATATATTCCAATGGGTTTTTTAGATAAGGAGTATATTATTCCAAATTCAGCACAGGCTATTTACGATGCAGAACCTTGGATTTTTGGTTTTATTTCATCTTATATGCATAATATTTGGGTAAAAGCAGTTGGTGGAAGTTTAGAAACACGTATTAGATATTCATCTGTACTTTGTTACAACACTTTCCCATTTCCAAATATATCTGAAAAACAAAAAGAAGAGATAACAGAACTAGTATATGGTGTACTAGATGAAAGAGAACAACACTCAGAAAAAACCCTAGCCGAGCTTTACGATCCAAACAAAATGCCACAAGGACTAAAACAAGCCCACCACGCCCTAGACCTAGCCATAGAAAAATGCTACCGAACCAAACCATTTGAAAATGATGAAGAAAGACTAGAATACCTTTTTAAAATGTATAAAGAGATGACCGCGAAGGAGAAAGAAAAATGA
- a CDS encoding SIR2 family protein, with product MSDFIDEYRLIDRIQDSNINFLFGSGMSAGYLEILGNIEQLLTDLNNDETIENENQRELIRASILNKYFEGVIEKNLNILDYSHLEPEEILSIQWTLESYINFFKTINQLILSRRNKLLSKQVNIFTTNIDIFLERAIEQIGLESNDGFGKGFKPKYDLSNFKKSIFQKSLHFDNSSEIPIFNILKIHGSLTWKSEDKNIYFDSSLQGIQKVQKVKRRSLIDVDTSKDNLTSLKAKLPKRIHESNFSRFLEEYNQLAIVNPTKGKFQQTVLDQKYYDLLRIYANELEKENTLLFVMGFSFADEHIRDLTIRVADSNPTLMIYIFAFDKKSRRRLNCILGLYKDKIKNNNIKIISPNRIKEEDKYKDEFQYTFDQINERVFKKILEKISKPMTKKIFKATLEGFGNE from the coding sequence ATGAGTGATTTTATAGATGAGTATAGGTTGATAGATAGAATACAAGATAGCAATATAAATTTTTTATTTGGTTCTGGCATGTCAGCAGGTTATCTTGAAATATTGGGAAATATTGAGCAACTACTTACAGATTTAAATAATGATGAAACTATTGAAAATGAAAATCAAAGGGAGTTAATAAGGGCATCAATCTTAAATAAATATTTTGAAGGCGTAATTGAAAAAAATTTAAATATTTTAGATTATTCACATTTAGAACCTGAAGAAATTTTATCAATACAATGGACACTAGAGAGTTATATAAACTTTTTTAAGACTATAAATCAATTGATCTTATCTAGAAGGAATAAACTCTTAAGTAAACAAGTGAATATTTTTACTACAAATATAGATATTTTTCTTGAGCGTGCTATTGAACAAATTGGATTAGAGAGTAATGATGGTTTTGGAAAAGGTTTTAAGCCAAAATATGATTTGAGTAATTTTAAAAAATCCATCTTTCAAAAAAGCCTCCATTTTGATAATAGTTCAGAAATACCAATATTTAATATTTTAAAAATACATGGCTCTTTAACTTGGAAAAGTGAAGATAAAAATATATATTTTGATAGTTCATTACAGGGAATTCAAAAAGTACAAAAAGTAAAAAGAAGATCTTTGATAGATGTTGATACATCAAAAGATAACCTAACTAGTTTAAAAGCAAAATTGCCTAAAAGAATTCATGAAAGCAATTTTAGTAGGTTCTTAGAAGAATACAATCAACTTGCTATTGTAAACCCTACAAAAGGAAAATTTCAACAAACTGTGTTAGATCAAAAGTATTATGATCTTCTTAGAATTTATGCAAATGAGCTTGAAAAAGAAAATACTTTACTTTTTGTAATGGGCTTTTCTTTTGCTGATGAACATATAAGAGATTTAACGATAAGAGTTGCTGATTCAAACCCTACTTTGATGATTTATATTTTTGCATTTGATAAAAAATCTCGAAGACGCTTGAACTGTATACTAGGACTTTATAAAGATAAAATAAAAAATAATAATATAAAAATAATATCGCCTAATAGAATTAAAGAAGAAGATAAATACAAGGATGAATTTCAATATACATTTGATCAAATTAATGAAAGGGTTTTCAAAAAAATACTAGAAAAGATTTCAAAACCTATGACTAAAAAAATATTTAAAGCTACACTTGAAGGCTTTGGAAATGAATAA
- a CDS encoding ATP-binding protein, with the protein MNNQQVLDDSIFKIGEVLSVDGRKVKIKVDKTKNSSHIMYKGELLKNTSVGSYVKIIKGYTKIIGKVEGEFVEEDKNYSPKEYTAEANKINRNLIVSMLGFFDGERFKRGIKELPLVFNECFLLDNQEFEQVHDFIEKDDEPLEIGVLSLEKGQKIQIGVNSLFASHIGIFGNTGSGKSYTLAKLYNVFFDKYIQNQKFLKQAKFYLFDFNGEYLDSKKSKEDSVIVDIKYKNVYNLSTRNGEGNKFPVLEKEIYDINFWSIFLSATEKTQTPFLKRAIENDFYANKFNSKETIVDAIKDLIKLMIEKHIEKGDILSFLRDIEKAINKKLSNLNDIITYFQQKLHWHGNGNDNFFVYTTSGKIYEDKQSFYPELFQMFSNTQFINLSDFEKIRLQIIFQYYDELVKYDLNSEHISPLLKRLKKIEDIDKVLKIDNTTSTKNINVISLKNVNTEMKKILPLLICKQIYDQQKQLQNKSSYLNIIVDEAHNVLSHNSNRESETWKDYRLETFEEIIKEGRKFGVFLTIASQRPSDISSTIISQLHNYFLHRLINNKDIEAVEKTISYLDKVSFEALPILPTGSCIFAGLAAQVPVMVDIGKINDGHEPKSDTIKLTKNWK; encoded by the coding sequence ATGAATAATCAACAAGTTTTAGATGATTCAATTTTTAAAATTGGTGAAGTGCTATCAGTCGATGGTAGAAAAGTAAAAATCAAAGTTGATAAAACTAAAAATAGCTCACATATTATGTATAAAGGTGAACTACTTAAAAATACTTCTGTTGGAAGTTATGTAAAAATTATCAAAGGTTACACTAAAATAATTGGAAAAGTCGAAGGTGAATTTGTTGAAGAGGATAAAAACTATAGTCCAAAAGAGTATACAGCTGAAGCAAATAAAATAAATAGAAATCTTATTGTAAGTATGTTGGGTTTTTTTGATGGGGAAAGATTCAAAAGAGGAATAAAAGAGCTACCTTTAGTATTTAATGAATGTTTTTTACTTGATAACCAAGAGTTTGAACAAGTCCATGATTTTATAGAAAAAGATGATGAACCACTTGAAATTGGTGTTTTATCACTTGAAAAAGGTCAAAAAATTCAAATAGGTGTAAATAGTCTATTTGCTAGTCATATTGGTATTTTTGGAAACACAGGAAGTGGTAAATCATATACATTGGCAAAGCTTTATAATGTTTTTTTTGATAAATATATACAAAATCAAAAATTTTTGAAGCAAGCTAAATTTTATTTATTTGATTTTAATGGAGAGTATTTGGATAGCAAAAAGTCTAAAGAAGATTCAGTAATTGTAGATATAAAATATAAGAATGTATATAATTTATCAACAAGAAATGGAGAAGGTAATAAATTTCCAGTACTTGAAAAAGAGATTTATGATATCAATTTTTGGTCAATTTTTTTATCTGCTACGGAAAAAACACAAACTCCTTTTTTAAAAAGAGCTATTGAAAATGACTTTTATGCAAACAAATTTAATAGTAAAGAAACGATAGTTGATGCTATTAAAGATTTAATAAAATTAATGATCGAAAAGCATATTGAAAAAGGTGATATTTTATCTTTTTTAAGAGATATAGAAAAAGCAATAAATAAGAAACTTAGTAATCTAAATGATATTATTACTTATTTTCAACAGAAACTACATTGGCATGGGAATGGAAATGATAATTTTTTTGTTTATACAACAAGTGGTAAAATTTATGAAGATAAACAATCATTTTATCCAGAATTATTTCAAATGTTTTCAAATACACAATTTATTAATTTGAGTGATTTTGAGAAAATTAGATTACAAATTATTTTTCAATACTATGATGAATTAGTAAAGTATGATTTGAATTCTGAACATATATCCCCACTTCTTAAAAGACTTAAAAAAATAGAAGATATTGATAAAGTTTTAAAAATTGACAATACAACTAGTACAAAAAATATCAATGTGATTTCTTTAAAAAATGTAAATACTGAAATGAAAAAAATATTGCCACTTCTAATTTGTAAACAAATATATGATCAACAAAAACAATTACAAAATAAATCAAGCTATCTAAATATCATTGTTGATGAAGCACATAATGTTTTATCTCACAATTCAAATAGGGAAAGTGAAACTTGGAAAGATTATAGGCTAGAAACTTTTGAAGAGATCATAAAAGAGGGTAGAAAATTTGGTGTATTTTTGACAATTGCTAGTCAAAGACCATCAGATATTTCTAGCACTATTATCTCACAATTACATAATTATTTTTTACATAGACTTATAAATAATAAAGATATTGAAGCGGTAGAAAAAACTATCTCATATCTTGACAAAGTCTCTTTTGAAGCCTTGCCAATTTTACCAACTGGAAGTTGCATATTTGCAGGACTTGCTGCACAAGTTCCTGTTATGGTAGATATTGGAAAAATCAATGACGGGCATGAACCTAAAAGTGATACTATTAAGTTAACTAAGAATTGGAAGTAA
- a CDS encoding dual specificity protein phosphatase family protein: MQKIANLNIYVGTKEEYHIAISQNMKIVCALNRANGFVTHQSQVGWTGRGCNKDNPYYLYKEEEDAIYLNMFDGEDPIYVNDKMIDAALSFMKRHLDNDETIFVHCSLGESRSPSISLMYMLEHNLIDVTDDALRVFRDKVYGNYQPKRGNAEYIIKRWLSK, encoded by the coding sequence ATGCAAAAAATAGCCAACCTAAACATCTATGTAGGCACAAAAGAAGAATACCACATAGCGATTAGTCAAAATATGAAAATCGTGTGTGCACTCAATCGTGCAAATGGTTTTGTGACACATCAGTCTCAAGTCGGGTGGACAGGTAGAGGTTGCAATAAAGATAACCCTTATTATCTTTATAAAGAGGAAGAGGATGCTATTTATCTAAATATGTTTGATGGGGAAGATCCTATCTATGTAAATGACAAAATGATAGATGCCGCCTTGAGCTTTATGAAACGGCATTTGGATAATGATGAAACAATCTTTGTGCATTGTAGCTTAGGGGAATCTCGAAGTCCTTCTATCTCACTTATGTATATGTTAGAACACAACCTTATAGATGTGACAGACGATGCTTTGAGAGTATTTAGAGATAAGGTTTATGGAAACTACCAGCCTAAAAGAGGCAATGCGGAGTATATTATTAAAAGATGGTTGAGTAAGTGA
- a CDS encoding Fic family protein, translating to MNIKDFKSGTLRQEYQYKSFMPEKINHTFTWDDPQINTMLENATRALGELNAFTMIVPNVDIFIQMHITKEANTSSKIEGTKTEMDEVLIAKNQIDPEKRDDWQEVRNYIDAMNSAIKELETLPISNRLIKNIHAILLNSVRGEAKQPGEFRKSQNWIGGASLSTAYFIPPHHNEVGELMSDLEMFLHNEEIFVPHLIKIAIAHYQFETIHPFLDGNGRIGRLLITLYLVSNGLLKKPSLYLSDFIEKNKSVYYEALTRVRTDNDLIHWIKFFLEAVISTANSGVRTFQNILSLKQEMDTIIVGFGKKAHNASKLIEFLYQKPIISINDIIKPLNVSKPTANSLVKEFEGKGILKEITGYERNKLFVFNRYLNIYSQS from the coding sequence ATGAACATAAAAGATTTTAAATCAGGAACACTTAGACAAGAGTATCAATATAAAAGTTTTATGCCTGAAAAGATAAACCATACATTTACTTGGGATGATCCACAAATCAATACTATGTTGGAAAATGCTACAAGAGCATTAGGTGAGCTAAATGCTTTTACTATGATAGTTCCAAATGTAGATATTTTCATACAGATGCACATCACCAAAGAAGCAAACACTTCAAGTAAGATTGAGGGTACAAAAACAGAGATGGATGAAGTACTTATCGCGAAAAATCAAATAGATCCAGAAAAAAGAGATGATTGGCAAGAAGTGCGAAACTATATTGATGCCATGAACAGCGCAATAAAAGAGCTTGAAACGCTGCCTATCTCAAATCGCCTTATCAAAAATATTCATGCAATACTGCTAAATAGTGTAAGAGGTGAAGCAAAACAACCAGGGGAGTTTAGAAAATCTCAAAACTGGATAGGTGGAGCGAGTTTAAGTACAGCTTATTTTATCCCTCCACATCATAATGAGGTGGGCGAGCTTATGAGTGATTTAGAGATGTTTCTACATAATGAAGAGATATTTGTACCACATCTTATTAAAATTGCTATTGCCCACTATCAGTTTGAAACCATTCACCCATTCTTAGATGGTAATGGAAGAATCGGAAGGCTTTTGATAACGCTTTATTTAGTAAGTAATGGATTACTTAAAAAACCATCTTTATACTTATCTGATTTTATAGAAAAAAATAAATCAGTTTATTATGAAGCATTGACAAGAGTACGAACAGATAATGATTTGATTCATTGGATAAAGTTTTTTCTTGAAGCTGTTATATCTACTGCTAATAGTGGAGTAAGAACTTTTCAAAATATTTTGAGTTTGAAACAAGAGATGGATACCATAATAGTAGGATTTGGTAAAAAAGCACATAATGCAAGTAAACTTATAGAGTTTTTGTATCAAAAGCCTATAATATCGATTAACGATATTATAAAACCATTAAATGTAAGTAAACCTACGGCAAACTCTTTGGTTAAAGAGTTTGAGGGAAAAGGGATATTGAAAGAGATTACAGGATACGAACGAAATAAGCTTTTTGTATTCAATAGATATTTAAATATTTATAGTCAAAGTTAA
- a CDS encoding DEAD/DEAH box helicase, protein MTNIIEVNYSHTGESKTTNNYGMRQMQAKAYEARDEQYLLLKAPPASGKSRALMFIALDKLHNQGISKVIVAVPERSIGGSFDTTDLKSNGFFASWQPNPRYNLCTPDGEKSKVAAFKKFMTSDEKILICTHATLRFAFKELDESKFDNCLLAIDEFHHVSADGENQLGELIRSVMENSTAHIVAMTGSYFRGDSVPVLLPEDEAKFAKVTYNYYEQLNGYEHLKSLGIGYHFYQGKYTSAIGDILDTDKKTILHIPNVNSGESTKDKYKEVDTILDIIGDVVQTTEDGVIIVKRHSDGKLIKVADLVEDDAKSRAKIDAYLSKNTKVDDMDLIIALGKAKEGFDWPYCEHALTVGYRSSLTEIIQIIGRATRDSKNKTHAQFTNLIAQPDADNNEVQVSVNNMLKAITASLLMEQVLAPNFKFKPRFENDDEPNKKGELKIRGFKLPTSERVKDIIESDLNDLKATILQDDIMIKAIPGNLDAEVINKVLIPKIIKVKYPDLDDHEVEELRQHVVIDSVVKNGHIIENGDKKFIKMSDKFVNIDELYIDLIDRINPFQRAFEILSKSVTAHVLKLIQESIEATRIEMTQEEAVILYKKIPAFQNEHGRMPNINSNDFTEKRMAEALIYLNKLRRERANG, encoded by the coding sequence ATGACAAACATAATAGAAGTAAACTACTCACACACAGGTGAAAGTAAAACAACAAACAACTATGGTATGCGACAGATGCAAGCAAAGGCTTATGAGGCTAGAGATGAACAATATCTACTCCTCAAAGCACCTCCTGCTTCTGGAAAGTCACGTGCGTTGATGTTTATAGCACTTGACAAACTTCACAATCAAGGAATCTCGAAAGTTATAGTTGCGGTACCCGAACGCTCCATCGGTGGATCCTTTGACACAACCGATTTAAAATCCAACGGTTTTTTTGCCTCATGGCAACCAAACCCACGGTATAATCTTTGCACTCCCGACGGAGAAAAGAGCAAAGTTGCTGCATTTAAAAAGTTTATGACAAGTGATGAGAAAATCCTTATCTGTACTCATGCCACTCTGCGTTTTGCTTTTAAGGAGCTTGACGAGTCCAAGTTTGATAACTGTTTACTTGCGATTGATGAGTTCCATCATGTGTCAGCCGATGGCGAAAATCAGCTAGGAGAGTTAATCAGATCCGTTATGGAAAACTCTACGGCTCATATAGTGGCGATGACAGGATCGTATTTTCGAGGTGATAGTGTTCCAGTTTTACTCCCTGAAGATGAAGCTAAATTTGCAAAAGTGACATATAATTATTATGAACAGTTAAATGGTTATGAACATTTAAAATCTCTTGGCATAGGGTATCACTTTTATCAAGGGAAATACACAAGTGCTATAGGTGATATACTTGATACTGATAAAAAGACGATCCTTCACATACCGAATGTCAACTCTGGAGAATCTACAAAAGATAAATATAAAGAGGTAGATACTATCCTAGATATTATTGGTGATGTTGTTCAAACAACAGAAGATGGAGTTATTATTGTCAAAAGGCATAGTGACGGGAAACTTATCAAAGTGGCTGATTTGGTAGAAGATGATGCAAAATCAAGAGCAAAGATAGACGCATATTTAAGTAAAAACACAAAAGTCGATGATATGGATTTGATCATAGCATTAGGAAAAGCGAAAGAAGGGTTTGACTGGCCATACTGTGAACATGCTTTGACAGTCGGATATCGATCTTCATTGACAGAAATCATCCAGATTATAGGACGGGCCACAAGGGATAGCAAGAACAAAACTCATGCACAGTTTACAAATCTCATAGCACAACCAGATGCTGATAATAATGAGGTGCAAGTATCTGTCAATAATATGCTCAAAGCAATCACCGCATCACTTTTGATGGAGCAGGTTTTAGCACCCAACTTTAAATTTAAACCGCGATTTGAAAACGATGATGAACCAAACAAAAAAGGCGAACTCAAAATAAGAGGTTTTAAACTGCCGACAAGCGAGCGAGTCAAAGATATCATCGAATCAGACCTAAATGATTTAAAAGCGACTATTTTGCAAGATGACATCATGATAAAAGCAATCCCCGGAAATCTAGATGCTGAGGTTATCAATAAAGTTTTAATTCCCAAAATCATCAAAGTCAAATATCCCGATTTGGATGATCATGAAGTAGAAGAATTGCGTCAGCATGTTGTCATAGACAGTGTTGTAAAAAATGGGCATATCATAGAAAACGGCGATAAGAAGTTTATCAAAATGTCGGATAAATTTGTAAATATCGATGAACTTTATATTGACTTGATTGATCGGATAAATCCATTCCAAAGAGCTTTTGAGATTTTATCTAAATCTGTTACTGCTCATGTCCTCAAACTCATACAAGAGAGCATCGAAGCCACTAGAATAGAGATGACACAAGAAGAAGCGGTGATTTTATACAAAAAAATCCCAGCGTTTCAAAATGAACATGGAAGAATGCCAAATATAAATAGCAACGACTTTACAGAAAAAAGGATGGCCGAAGCACTGATATATCTAAACAAACTAAGACGGGAAAGAGCCAATGGATAA
- a CDS encoding GIY-YIG nuclease family protein: MDKLPEFSLDEILEADPLGLLGELKPRTKALTEDDRLITSFEEINAFIEKHGCEPKKSSTMSERNLFSRLNGIRQNPQKIEVLKPYDKYNILQEVKINSIDDILNDDAFGLLDDVNSDDIYTLKHIPKKREEADYIAQRKPCKDFEKYKSLFQEVQDDLKKGTKKLVKFNERFFEEGNFFVLKGVLAYLEKIKKTKKDRFNKLDGRTKIIFENGTESNMLFRSFAKGLYEDGYFVSLQDDRVLDKLSQISDKDQKSGYIYILESLSQDDRIASIKDLYKIGYSTIPVDQRIKNAQHEPTYLMAPAKIKSIYETYNMNTQKFEQLIHRFFGKVCLNIDIFGDDGKRYTPREWFIAPFEVIEEVIYLIISKKIINYRYDDEKEKLIQERR, translated from the coding sequence ATGGATAAGTTACCCGAGTTTTCGCTTGATGAGATTTTAGAAGCTGATCCACTTGGTCTTTTAGGCGAGCTAAAACCACGTACAAAAGCTTTAACTGAAGATGATAGATTGATTACTAGTTTTGAAGAGATCAATGCTTTTATAGAAAAACATGGATGCGAACCTAAAAAATCATCAACTATGAGTGAACGCAATCTTTTTTCAAGACTCAATGGAATACGACAAAATCCTCAAAAGATAGAAGTGCTTAAACCTTATGATAAATATAATATTTTACAAGAGGTAAAGATAAACTCTATAGATGATATTTTAAATGATGATGCTTTTGGATTGCTTGATGATGTAAATAGTGATGATATATATACCCTAAAGCATATACCCAAAAAGAGGGAAGAAGCTGATTATATTGCCCAGAGAAAGCCATGTAAAGATTTTGAAAAATATAAATCTCTATTTCAAGAGGTTCAAGATGATCTCAAGAAAGGAACTAAAAAATTAGTAAAATTTAATGAGAGATTTTTTGAGGAGGGAAATTTCTTTGTTTTAAAAGGGGTCTTAGCTTATTTGGAGAAAATAAAGAAAACTAAAAAAGATCGATTTAATAAACTAGATGGAAGAACAAAAATCATCTTTGAAAATGGTACTGAGTCCAATATGCTTTTCAGGTCATTTGCCAAAGGATTGTATGAAGATGGCTATTTTGTAAGTTTGCAAGATGATAGAGTTTTAGATAAATTATCGCAAATTTCAGATAAAGATCAAAAAAGTGGATATATTTATATACTAGAGTCATTAAGCCAAGATGATCGTATAGCCTCTATAAAAGATTTATACAAGATAGGTTACTCGACCATTCCTGTCGACCAAAGAATCAAAAATGCACAACATGAACCAACGTATCTCATGGCTCCTGCCAAAATCAAAAGCATTTATGAAACCTACAATATGAATACTCAAAAATTTGAACAACTCATTCATAGATTTTTTGGAAAAGTTTGCCTCAATATTGATATTTTTGGAGATGATGGCAAGCGATATACACCAAGAGAGTGGTTTATTGCACCTTTTGAAGTTATCGAAGAGGTAATCTATCTCATTATCAGCAAAAAAATAATAAATTATAGATATGATGACGAAAAAGAAAAATTAATTCAAGAACGAAGATGA